In Dysidea avara chromosome 3, odDysAvar1.4, whole genome shotgun sequence, a single window of DNA contains:
- the LOC136248379 gene encoding uncharacterized protein, whose product MVAVQSTYCSKEVVELLLLLKSNLHARNNQGNNLLHLFTAHTDPEIGNLIIDQDQSLLHGKNRSRDQPLHIVAAIGHKDLAFLFIERLNKGADMEARNSSDLTPFMVSIAAKHKEVIRMFVECGCEIYTHARHGKTVLEWAIENEHTELLEVLTDAYNTNHSINLTLLDEHENSLVHATAKSPTATCLSVVLPTSYGEIFTSAYNKFGYTPLHVATEYGNIELVEALIHV is encoded by the exons ATGGTGGCCGTGCAGTCCACTTATTGTTCAAAAGAAGTGGTGGAATTGTTGCTCCTGTTGAAATCTAATTTGCATGCTCGCAATAACCAAGGCAATAACCTGTTGCATTTGTTCACTGCACACACTGACCCTGAGATTGGTAATCTGATAATTGACCAAGACCAGTCCCTGCTGCACGGCAAGAACCGTAGCAGAGACCAGCCTCTCCATATTGTTGCAGCAATTGGTCACAAAGATCTAGCATTCTTATTTATTGAGAGGTTAAACAA AGGAGCTGATATGGAAGCTAGAAACAGCAGTGATTTAACACCTTTTATGGTGTCAATAGCTGCTAAACACAAGGAAGTGATAAGAATGTTTGTAGAATGTGGGTGTGAAATTTACACTCATGCAAGACATGGTAAAACTGTTCTCGAATGGGCCATTGAAAATGAACACACCGAATTACTTGAG gtaCTGACTGATGCTTACAACACAAACCATTCAATAAATTTAACTTTGCTTGATGAGCATGAAAATAGTTTAGTACATGCCACTGCTAAATCTCCGACAGCAACGTGCTTGTCT GTTGTGCTTCCTACTTCCTATGGTGAAATATTTACCAGTGCATACAACAAGTTTGGATATACACCACTGCATGTTGCTACTGAGTATGGAAATATTGAGTTAGTGGAAGCATTAATTCATGTTTGA
- the LOC136248380 gene encoding ankyrin repeat domain-containing protein 6-like: MAAHFHKDYFFQVLSNAIIVDGTKAAVMGDMDLVLELIARVYYYEEDNGPSHLLDTKNSFGYNMLHYSVVHKHLPMVELLLNSKADCDCTTDDDGLYTPLHLAIMYYNVFLDPLDISVSHKLLSNPTHLKVIEILLEQGADVNAQNAAGDSALMLACKNNHLDLIKMLAERNQTNIHLTNQDGDTALHVACAKHLKQAIPILLACNASVILKNRSGHTPIFTACN; the protein is encoded by the exons ATGGCAGCTCATTTTCACAAAGACTACTTCTTTCAGGTTTTGAGTAATGCCATAATTGTAGATGGCACTAAG GCTGCTGTCATGGGGGATATGGACTTGGTTTTAGAACTAATTGCCAGGGTGTATTATTATGAAGAGGATAATGGTCCATCACACTTACTTGATACTAAGAACAGTTTTGGTTACAATATGCTTCACTATTCAGTAGTGCACAAGCACCTACCGATGGTAGAATTGTTGTTAAACAGTAAAGCAG ATTGTGACTGTACTACAGATGATGACGGTCTGTATACTCCATTACACCTTGCTATTATGTACTATAATGTCTTCCTTGATCCTCTGGATATTTCTGTCTCACATAAACTCCTCAGCAATCCTACGCACCTGAAAGTCATTGAAATATTGCTGGAACAAG GTGCTGATGTTAATGCTCAGAATGCTGCTGGGGATTCAGCACTGATGTTAGCCTGCAAGAATAACCACCTTGATCTCATCAAAATGCTAGCGGAGAGAAACCAAACAAACATTCATTTGACAAACCAAGATGGTGATACTGCTCTTCATGTGGCTTGTGCTAAACATCTTAAGCAAGCAATTCCTATTTTGCTAGCTTGTAATGCCTCAGTAATCTTGAAGAACAGAAGTGGTCACACTCCAATCTTTACTGCATGCAA TTGA